One region of Helicoverpa zea isolate HzStark_Cry1AcR chromosome 24, ilHelZeax1.1, whole genome shotgun sequence genomic DNA includes:
- the LOC124642435 gene encoding uncharacterized protein LOC124642435 isoform X1, whose amino-acid sequence MEQAELVPLETGLRSPRVAHTTRNCYLAPRSCYTAPLRLCRLLALLFVLPSLFLTIPLYLRYRVFSGQMYPMSMTDMRLIDSKISPTWCQRQVVRSNTTFNAFVVPGPPELTEDLVPVSMTRELELEDDMKEYWGFYLLKGSSVTVSACVSYPGASLIMIKGYKHLQECAYIGDDSSEEVDELLEANRLGLLSDDALAEKIKELKLVEGKANDPGTMRRHKSGISFHDPYNKENATASSESVPNADVTDHDPKELREILERLHALREAAKIQIAKNYHPPANIMSLPALHRHRDANVDKDERKWLSFQDLDGNNSVVNTTETALNKTEIKTTTEDKQINVKILTNDTKVDETHKARENNENVDKDKLVETTIEPQLELTAIIMSEESSEVKEVAAEYSSEQNQNPPEPNSKEVFEDVLQRLQALGDKGKRVLLKLHQTMGVEYQEKPTLQSKKDIMSVVTGSGEELDRLRKVLVEAIDEEKNRAQRQKKRHDAFEQARSKRESMLGQIDLVKEFNENDEERNHAGEVDADGYADHHMVVNETTPLDMSNSEFWSSFSSSEEALLECEGLILNLPLTPHRHCHRGASEDESFAAAKANALTYRVPANGYYFFVFNSENEVQRNYIRARFALQKTRYDVARTALRECKNSTQRCDLALDIFSTQKVVLEVPLRNNDSLWNEQFVIISECEPRTSIYMVCVIAVPILILVFGFQ is encoded by the exons ATGGAGCAAGCAGAATTAGTACCTTTGGAAA CGGGTCTCCGGTCTCCCCGAGTGGCGCACACGACGCGGAACTGCTACCTGGCCCCCCGCAGCTGCTATACCGCACCCCTCAGGCTCTGCAGACTGTTGGCACTACTCTTCGTCCTACCCAGCCTGTTCCTTACGATTCCTCTGTATTTAAG ATACCGCGTGTTCTCCGGTCAGATGTACCCGATGAGCATGACCGATATGCGTCTGATTGACAGCAAGATATCGCCCACTTGGTGCCAG AGACAGGTGGTGCGATCCAACACGACGTTCAACGCGTTCGTGGTGCCAGGCCCTCCGGAGCTCACTGAGGACCTGGTGCCAGTCTCAATGACGAGGGAACTGGAACTAGAGGATGATATGAAGGAATACTGGGGGTTTTACCTGTTGAAGGGATCTTCGGTGACTGTTTCTGCTTGTGTTAG CTACCCAGGTGCCTCCCTCATCATGATCAAAGGTTACAAGCATCTGCAGGAGTGTGCGTACATCGGAGACGACTCTTCGGAGGAAGTTGATGAGCTACTGGAAGCCAACAGGCTTGGTCTGCTCTCTGATGACGCGTTAGCTGAGAAGATTAAAGAACTAAAGCTCGTTGAAGGAAAGGCTAATGACCCGG GAACGATGAGGCGACATAAGTCAGGGATCAGTTTCCACGATCCTTACAACAAGGAGAATGCTACAGCTTCCTCCGAGAGTGTGCCTAATGCTGATGTCACGGATCATGATCCTAAG GAACTTAGAGAAATCCTAGAACGTCTCCATGCATTACGAGAAGCAGCTAAGATCCAAATAGCGAAGAACTACCACCCGCCTGCCAATATCATGTCACTTCCAGCGTTACATAGGCACAGGGATGCCAACGTGGACAAGGATGAGAGGAAATGGCTGTCTTTCCAAG ATCTCGATGGCAACAATAGCGTAGTAAATACGACTGAAACTGCACTTAataagactgaaataaaaacaaccaCTGAAGACAAACAAatcaatgtcaaaattttaaccAATGACACTAAAGTTGATGAAACACATAAAGcaagagaaaataatgaaaacgtTGATAAAGACAAACTAGTTGAAACAACTATTGAACCACAGTTAGAATTAACAGCTATAATAATGAGTGAGGAGTCAAGTGAAGTGAAGGAAGTGGCTGCGGAATATTCATCAGAA CAGAACCAGAATCCTCCAGAGCCGAATTCGAAGGAAGTGTTCGAAGATGTCCTGCAGAGATTGCAAGCGTTGGGAGACAAGGGAAAGAGAGTGTTGCTCAAACTGCATCAGACCATGGGCGTGGAGTATCAGGAGAAG CCGACATTGCAATCGAAGAAAGACATAATGTCAGTAGTGactggcagcggtgaggagttgGACCGACTGCGGAAGGTGCTGGTCGAAGCCATTGATGAGGAGAAGAACAGAGCACAGAGGCAGA AAAAGCGCCACGACGCCTTCGAACAAGCGAGAAGTAAACGAGAATCAATGCTGGGCCAGATAGACCTGGTGAAGGAGTTCAATGAAAACGATGAGGAAAGGAACCATGCTGGTGAAGtg GATGCAGACGGCTACGCAGATCACCACATGGTAGTGAATGAAACCACTCCTCTCGACATGAGCAACTCGGAGTTCTGGTCTTCCTTCTCCAGCAGTGAAGAGGCTCTCTTGGAGTGCGAGGGTCTGATCCTCAACCTGCCTCTGACTCCTCACAGGCACTGTCACAGAGGGGCTTCGGAGGACGAGAGCTTTGCTGCTGCTAAGGCGAATGCTCTTACTTATAG GGTACCAGCAAACGGCTACTACTTCTTCGTGTTCAACTCTGAGAACGAAGTACAACGCAACTACAtccgcgctcgcttcgctctgCAGAAGACGCGGTACGACGTCGCCCGCACCGCTCTGAGAGAATGCAAGAATAGTACGCAGAGATGTGATCTCGCTCTCGATATTTTTTCTACTCAGAAG GTGGTTTTAGAAGTGCCTCTCCGCAACAACGACTCGTTATGGAACGAGCAGTTTGTGATCATATCGGAATGTGAACCCCGGACCTCCATATACATGGTGTGTGTCATCGCTGTGCCTATACTTATACTAGTGTTTGGATTCCAATGA
- the LOC124642435 gene encoding uncharacterized protein LOC124642435 isoform X2: MEQAELVPLETGLRSPRVAHTTRNCYLAPRSCYTAPLRLCRLLALLFVLPSLFLTIPLYLRYRVFSGQMYPMSMTDMRLIDSKISPTWCQRQVVRSNTTFNAFVVPGPPELTEDLVPVSMTRELELEDDMKEYWGFYLLKGSSVTVSACVSYPGASLIMIKGYKHLQECAYIGDDSSEEVDELLEANRLGLLSDDALAEKIKELKLVEGKANDPGTMRRHKSGISFHDPYNKENATASSESVPNADVTDHDPKELREILERLHALREAAKIQIAKNYHPPANIMSLPALHRHRDANVDKDERKWLSFQDLDGNNSVVNTTETALNKTEIKTTTEDKQINVKILTNDTKVDETHKARENNENVDKDKLVETTIEPQLELTAIIMSEESSEVKEVAAEYSSENQNPPEPNSKEVFEDVLQRLQALGDKGKRVLLKLHQTMGVEYQEKPTLQSKKDIMSVVTGSGEELDRLRKVLVEAIDEEKNRAQRQKKRHDAFEQARSKRESMLGQIDLVKEFNENDEERNHAGEVDADGYADHHMVVNETTPLDMSNSEFWSSFSSSEEALLECEGLILNLPLTPHRHCHRGASEDESFAAAKANALTYRVPANGYYFFVFNSENEVQRNYIRARFALQKTRYDVARTALRECKNSTQRCDLALDIFSTQKVVLEVPLRNNDSLWNEQFVIISECEPRTSIYMVCVIAVPILILVFGFQ; encoded by the exons ATGGAGCAAGCAGAATTAGTACCTTTGGAAA CGGGTCTCCGGTCTCCCCGAGTGGCGCACACGACGCGGAACTGCTACCTGGCCCCCCGCAGCTGCTATACCGCACCCCTCAGGCTCTGCAGACTGTTGGCACTACTCTTCGTCCTACCCAGCCTGTTCCTTACGATTCCTCTGTATTTAAG ATACCGCGTGTTCTCCGGTCAGATGTACCCGATGAGCATGACCGATATGCGTCTGATTGACAGCAAGATATCGCCCACTTGGTGCCAG AGACAGGTGGTGCGATCCAACACGACGTTCAACGCGTTCGTGGTGCCAGGCCCTCCGGAGCTCACTGAGGACCTGGTGCCAGTCTCAATGACGAGGGAACTGGAACTAGAGGATGATATGAAGGAATACTGGGGGTTTTACCTGTTGAAGGGATCTTCGGTGACTGTTTCTGCTTGTGTTAG CTACCCAGGTGCCTCCCTCATCATGATCAAAGGTTACAAGCATCTGCAGGAGTGTGCGTACATCGGAGACGACTCTTCGGAGGAAGTTGATGAGCTACTGGAAGCCAACAGGCTTGGTCTGCTCTCTGATGACGCGTTAGCTGAGAAGATTAAAGAACTAAAGCTCGTTGAAGGAAAGGCTAATGACCCGG GAACGATGAGGCGACATAAGTCAGGGATCAGTTTCCACGATCCTTACAACAAGGAGAATGCTACAGCTTCCTCCGAGAGTGTGCCTAATGCTGATGTCACGGATCATGATCCTAAG GAACTTAGAGAAATCCTAGAACGTCTCCATGCATTACGAGAAGCAGCTAAGATCCAAATAGCGAAGAACTACCACCCGCCTGCCAATATCATGTCACTTCCAGCGTTACATAGGCACAGGGATGCCAACGTGGACAAGGATGAGAGGAAATGGCTGTCTTTCCAAG ATCTCGATGGCAACAATAGCGTAGTAAATACGACTGAAACTGCACTTAataagactgaaataaaaacaaccaCTGAAGACAAACAAatcaatgtcaaaattttaaccAATGACACTAAAGTTGATGAAACACATAAAGcaagagaaaataatgaaaacgtTGATAAAGACAAACTAGTTGAAACAACTATTGAACCACAGTTAGAATTAACAGCTATAATAATGAGTGAGGAGTCAAGTGAAGTGAAGGAAGTGGCTGCGGAATATTCATCAGAA AACCAGAATCCTCCAGAGCCGAATTCGAAGGAAGTGTTCGAAGATGTCCTGCAGAGATTGCAAGCGTTGGGAGACAAGGGAAAGAGAGTGTTGCTCAAACTGCATCAGACCATGGGCGTGGAGTATCAGGAGAAG CCGACATTGCAATCGAAGAAAGACATAATGTCAGTAGTGactggcagcggtgaggagttgGACCGACTGCGGAAGGTGCTGGTCGAAGCCATTGATGAGGAGAAGAACAGAGCACAGAGGCAGA AAAAGCGCCACGACGCCTTCGAACAAGCGAGAAGTAAACGAGAATCAATGCTGGGCCAGATAGACCTGGTGAAGGAGTTCAATGAAAACGATGAGGAAAGGAACCATGCTGGTGAAGtg GATGCAGACGGCTACGCAGATCACCACATGGTAGTGAATGAAACCACTCCTCTCGACATGAGCAACTCGGAGTTCTGGTCTTCCTTCTCCAGCAGTGAAGAGGCTCTCTTGGAGTGCGAGGGTCTGATCCTCAACCTGCCTCTGACTCCTCACAGGCACTGTCACAGAGGGGCTTCGGAGGACGAGAGCTTTGCTGCTGCTAAGGCGAATGCTCTTACTTATAG GGTACCAGCAAACGGCTACTACTTCTTCGTGTTCAACTCTGAGAACGAAGTACAACGCAACTACAtccgcgctcgcttcgctctgCAGAAGACGCGGTACGACGTCGCCCGCACCGCTCTGAGAGAATGCAAGAATAGTACGCAGAGATGTGATCTCGCTCTCGATATTTTTTCTACTCAGAAG GTGGTTTTAGAAGTGCCTCTCCGCAACAACGACTCGTTATGGAACGAGCAGTTTGTGATCATATCGGAATGTGAACCCCGGACCTCCATATACATGGTGTGTGTCATCGCTGTGCCTATACTTATACTAGTGTTTGGATTCCAATGA
- the LOC124642435 gene encoding uncharacterized protein LOC124642435 isoform X3, giving the protein MTRELELEDDMKEYWGFYLLKGSSVTVSACVSYPGASLIMIKGYKHLQECAYIGDDSSEEVDELLEANRLGLLSDDALAEKIKELKLVEGKANDPGTMRRHKSGISFHDPYNKENATASSESVPNADVTDHDPKELREILERLHALREAAKIQIAKNYHPPANIMSLPALHRHRDANVDKDERKWLSFQDLDGNNSVVNTTETALNKTEIKTTTEDKQINVKILTNDTKVDETHKARENNENVDKDKLVETTIEPQLELTAIIMSEESSEVKEVAAEYSSEQNQNPPEPNSKEVFEDVLQRLQALGDKGKRVLLKLHQTMGVEYQEKPTLQSKKDIMSVVTGSGEELDRLRKVLVEAIDEEKNRAQRQKKRHDAFEQARSKRESMLGQIDLVKEFNENDEERNHAGEVDADGYADHHMVVNETTPLDMSNSEFWSSFSSSEEALLECEGLILNLPLTPHRHCHRGASEDESFAAAKANALTYRVPANGYYFFVFNSENEVQRNYIRARFALQKTRYDVARTALRECKNSTQRCDLALDIFSTQKVVLEVPLRNNDSLWNEQFVIISECEPRTSIYMVCVIAVPILILVFGFQ; this is encoded by the exons ATGACGAGGGAACTGGAACTAGAGGATGATATGAAGGAATACTGGGGGTTTTACCTGTTGAAGGGATCTTCGGTGACTGTTTCTGCTTGTGTTAG CTACCCAGGTGCCTCCCTCATCATGATCAAAGGTTACAAGCATCTGCAGGAGTGTGCGTACATCGGAGACGACTCTTCGGAGGAAGTTGATGAGCTACTGGAAGCCAACAGGCTTGGTCTGCTCTCTGATGACGCGTTAGCTGAGAAGATTAAAGAACTAAAGCTCGTTGAAGGAAAGGCTAATGACCCGG GAACGATGAGGCGACATAAGTCAGGGATCAGTTTCCACGATCCTTACAACAAGGAGAATGCTACAGCTTCCTCCGAGAGTGTGCCTAATGCTGATGTCACGGATCATGATCCTAAG GAACTTAGAGAAATCCTAGAACGTCTCCATGCATTACGAGAAGCAGCTAAGATCCAAATAGCGAAGAACTACCACCCGCCTGCCAATATCATGTCACTTCCAGCGTTACATAGGCACAGGGATGCCAACGTGGACAAGGATGAGAGGAAATGGCTGTCTTTCCAAG ATCTCGATGGCAACAATAGCGTAGTAAATACGACTGAAACTGCACTTAataagactgaaataaaaacaaccaCTGAAGACAAACAAatcaatgtcaaaattttaaccAATGACACTAAAGTTGATGAAACACATAAAGcaagagaaaataatgaaaacgtTGATAAAGACAAACTAGTTGAAACAACTATTGAACCACAGTTAGAATTAACAGCTATAATAATGAGTGAGGAGTCAAGTGAAGTGAAGGAAGTGGCTGCGGAATATTCATCAGAA CAGAACCAGAATCCTCCAGAGCCGAATTCGAAGGAAGTGTTCGAAGATGTCCTGCAGAGATTGCAAGCGTTGGGAGACAAGGGAAAGAGAGTGTTGCTCAAACTGCATCAGACCATGGGCGTGGAGTATCAGGAGAAG CCGACATTGCAATCGAAGAAAGACATAATGTCAGTAGTGactggcagcggtgaggagttgGACCGACTGCGGAAGGTGCTGGTCGAAGCCATTGATGAGGAGAAGAACAGAGCACAGAGGCAGA AAAAGCGCCACGACGCCTTCGAACAAGCGAGAAGTAAACGAGAATCAATGCTGGGCCAGATAGACCTGGTGAAGGAGTTCAATGAAAACGATGAGGAAAGGAACCATGCTGGTGAAGtg GATGCAGACGGCTACGCAGATCACCACATGGTAGTGAATGAAACCACTCCTCTCGACATGAGCAACTCGGAGTTCTGGTCTTCCTTCTCCAGCAGTGAAGAGGCTCTCTTGGAGTGCGAGGGTCTGATCCTCAACCTGCCTCTGACTCCTCACAGGCACTGTCACAGAGGGGCTTCGGAGGACGAGAGCTTTGCTGCTGCTAAGGCGAATGCTCTTACTTATAG GGTACCAGCAAACGGCTACTACTTCTTCGTGTTCAACTCTGAGAACGAAGTACAACGCAACTACAtccgcgctcgcttcgctctgCAGAAGACGCGGTACGACGTCGCCCGCACCGCTCTGAGAGAATGCAAGAATAGTACGCAGAGATGTGATCTCGCTCTCGATATTTTTTCTACTCAGAAG GTGGTTTTAGAAGTGCCTCTCCGCAACAACGACTCGTTATGGAACGAGCAGTTTGTGATCATATCGGAATGTGAACCCCGGACCTCCATATACATGGTGTGTGTCATCGCTGTGCCTATACTTATACTAGTGTTTGGATTCCAATGA